A portion of the Methanomassiliicoccus sp. genome contains these proteins:
- a CDS encoding NUDIX domain-containing protein encodes MSHGVRCQIWLTEGERLIIGEEGAGLLASIAERGSLQEAAAVRGMSDGRAREIIAQIEEVLGARIVVSGDRCNLTAEGNALLDEHQNKKRRADEQLAHAFRNPTLTADGVVMVDGRIVLVRRGREPGRGKYALPGGFVEHGERAEDCAVREVMEETGLRTEPLGLVGLYSDPGRDPRGHIVSAVFHLRVVGGELRAGDDADEVSLYDLDSLPELAFDHAKIITDHLRATGKRR; translated from the coding sequence ATGAGCCACGGGGTCAGGTGCCAGATCTGGTTGACGGAGGGGGAACGCCTGATCATTGGGGAGGAGGGGGCCGGGTTGCTCGCTTCTATCGCCGAGCGGGGATCCCTCCAGGAAGCGGCCGCGGTCCGGGGGATGAGCGACGGGCGGGCTCGGGAGATCATCGCCCAGATCGAGGAGGTGCTCGGTGCCAGGATCGTGGTGAGCGGGGACAGGTGCAACCTCACCGCCGAAGGGAACGCGCTCCTCGATGAGCACCAGAACAAGAAGCGGCGGGCCGACGAGCAGCTGGCCCACGCCTTCAGGAACCCCACCCTCACTGCCGACGGGGTGGTCATGGTGGATGGCCGCATCGTTCTGGTCCGCCGGGGCCGGGAGCCGGGTAGGGGCAAGTACGCGCTGCCCGGCGGTTTCGTAGAACACGGCGAACGGGCCGAGGACTGCGCTGTGCGCGAGGTCATGGAGGAGACTGGATTGCGGACCGAGCCGCTGGGACTGGTGGGCCTGTACTCCGACCCCGGGCGGGATCCCCGCGGGCACATCGTCAGCGCGGTTTTCCACCTGCGCGTCGTGGGCGGCGAGCTGAGGGCCGGGGACGACGCCGATGAGGTGTCGCTCTACGACCTCGATTCCCTTCCGGAGCTAGCCTTCGATCACGCCAAGATCATTACCGACCATCTTAGGGCGACGGGGAAGCGGCGCTGA
- a CDS encoding superoxide dismutase, translated as MTDGKGFYSLPALPYGYGELAPFISEQLLKVHHDGHHQKYVNQANGLLEKMDKARAEGTMPNMKAEAQALAFNVGGHFLHKLYWENMRPATSGGGGRPGGKIADLLDQEFGGFERFQKEFTELANTVESSGWATLIYCSMTKRPLLVQVKDHDLYAIPGFKVLMVMDVWEHAYYLDYKNEKAKYTANFWNVINWDVIDQRLEKVLGGRKEGMAVPVAAAGGSL; from the coding sequence ATGACCGACGGCAAGGGGTTTTATTCGCTCCCTGCCCTGCCCTACGGGTACGGGGAGCTGGCGCCATTCATATCCGAACAATTGTTGAAAGTTCACCATGACGGGCATCACCAGAAGTACGTGAACCAGGCCAACGGCCTCCTCGAGAAGATGGACAAGGCCCGGGCCGAGGGAACGATGCCCAACATGAAGGCCGAAGCCCAGGCCCTGGCCTTCAATGTCGGGGGCCATTTCCTCCACAAGTTATACTGGGAGAACATGAGGCCAGCGACATCGGGAGGGGGAGGGAGGCCCGGAGGCAAGATCGCTGACCTCCTGGACCAAGAGTTCGGCGGCTTCGAGCGCTTCCAGAAGGAATTCACCGAGCTCGCCAACACGGTGGAATCGTCAGGTTGGGCGACCTTGATATACTGCAGCATGACCAAGCGCCCGCTGTTGGTACAGGTCAAGGATCATGACCTCTATGCCATCCCCGGGTTCAAGGTGCTGATGGTCATGGACGTATGGGAGCACGCCTACTATCTGGACTATAAAAACGAAAAGGCCAAGTACACCGCGAACTTCTGGAACGTCATCAACTGGGACGTGATCGACCAGCGGTTGGAGAAGGTCCTCGGCGGGAGGAAGGAAGGAATGGCGGTGCCGGTGGCCGCGGCCGGTGGGTCGCTATGA
- a CDS encoding ATP-dependent DNA helicase, with protein sequence MAGRFCECGCLLDPTSNICPGCGEEVRQVRKTSGKMVPAGRREAAEEKVEVDRPPFFPYRPRPSQIEIVDAVQAAMDQGKHLVMESGTGTGKTICSLVGALQHAKVHKKKVLYLTRTISQSDQVMKELRSISRRQRVSGLAMQGRRRSCLLLRTLEEFEDIPPHALSRICEERKSRTLAKQHGGCPHYADFLAIGEMSFLKYCADELPTAAEFDRFCEKQGACPYEARKAIVPLVDVVAVPYVQVLSKDIRSQLFDRMQLTMDDVVMIVDEAHNLIDAARDQESFDLSMHDIEAAEDEAKELGNPRLVTGVDHGLLCSTLRRIIDEAVREQVPRGSYDARLGRRFLEGRLRGELKLDDEELHAMCANMVGIGEKQIELRLEQGKEPSSATLRLGSLLESWFRAEDARFVKLVSSDDLGSLKACCLDPQETTSFLREVKGVVHMSGTLQPLKQYADILDLPPQRELRIFPSPFPSENRLVLYAEDVCAGQREMREDPSMKERIEDHIIQICQATDRNTMVFFRSYDMLRTMRPRIEELVDRQLYWEEAGASRRLASSIQAFKRGRGGVFFTVMGGKVAEGLDFPGQELDIAVIVGLPYPPPSLLLDELKNRYDRKYGPGRGWEYASAVPAVRKVQQAVGRLIRTETDRGVAIILDNRVARYREQVGAHPSKDPVAEMTGFLGWSKRF encoded by the coding sequence ATGGCAGGGAGGTTCTGCGAGTGCGGCTGTCTCCTAGACCCGACATCCAATATCTGTCCGGGATGCGGGGAGGAGGTGAGGCAGGTGCGGAAGACATCGGGCAAGATGGTCCCCGCCGGACGAAGGGAAGCCGCCGAGGAGAAGGTCGAGGTGGACCGCCCTCCCTTCTTCCCCTATCGTCCCCGGCCGTCGCAGATCGAGATCGTCGACGCGGTCCAGGCTGCCATGGATCAGGGGAAGCACCTGGTCATGGAATCGGGCACGGGCACGGGGAAGACGATATGCTCCCTGGTGGGGGCACTGCAGCACGCCAAGGTCCATAAGAAGAAGGTGCTGTACCTTACGAGGACGATCTCCCAGAGCGATCAGGTGATGAAGGAGCTACGCTCCATCTCCCGCCGCCAGCGAGTGTCCGGGCTGGCAATGCAAGGTCGAAGGCGATCGTGCCTGCTTCTGCGTACCCTGGAGGAATTCGAGGATATTCCTCCTCACGCCCTGTCCAGGATATGCGAGGAGCGCAAGTCCCGTACATTGGCCAAGCAGCACGGGGGATGCCCGCACTACGCAGACTTCCTAGCCATCGGGGAGATGAGCTTCTTAAAATACTGCGCCGACGAACTGCCGACCGCAGCGGAGTTCGATCGCTTCTGCGAGAAGCAGGGAGCCTGCCCGTACGAGGCCAGGAAGGCCATCGTGCCCCTGGTCGATGTGGTCGCCGTCCCTTATGTCCAGGTGCTGTCAAAGGACATTCGGTCGCAGCTGTTCGACCGAATGCAGCTGACCATGGACGACGTGGTGATGATCGTCGATGAGGCTCACAATCTCATCGATGCCGCCCGGGACCAGGAGAGCTTCGACCTCTCGATGCACGACATCGAGGCTGCTGAGGACGAGGCCAAGGAGCTGGGGAATCCCAGATTGGTGACCGGAGTGGATCACGGTCTGCTGTGCTCCACGTTGCGACGCATTATCGACGAGGCGGTCCGGGAGCAGGTGCCTCGGGGGTCCTACGACGCCCGCCTGGGGCGGAGGTTCCTGGAGGGCCGGCTGAGGGGAGAACTGAAGCTGGACGATGAGGAGCTGCACGCCATGTGCGCCAACATGGTCGGCATCGGGGAGAAGCAGATCGAGCTGCGCCTGGAACAGGGCAAGGAGCCGAGCTCGGCCACCCTTCGCCTGGGCTCGTTGCTGGAGAGCTGGTTCCGGGCCGAGGACGCGCGGTTCGTGAAGCTGGTGTCCTCCGATGACCTCGGATCGCTTAAGGCGTGCTGCCTCGATCCCCAGGAAACGACATCATTCCTACGGGAGGTCAAGGGCGTGGTCCACATGTCCGGCACCCTGCAGCCCCTCAAGCAGTACGCGGACATCCTCGATCTGCCACCTCAGCGGGAACTGCGCATCTTCCCGTCGCCGTTCCCGTCGGAGAACCGTCTGGTGCTCTACGCCGAGGACGTGTGCGCTGGCCAGCGGGAGATGCGAGAGGATCCCTCGATGAAGGAGCGCATCGAGGACCATATTATCCAGATCTGCCAGGCGACCGACCGGAACACCATGGTGTTCTTCCGCTCCTACGACATGCTGCGGACCATGCGCCCCCGGATCGAGGAGCTGGTCGATCGCCAGCTATACTGGGAGGAGGCGGGAGCGTCCCGACGGCTGGCCTCAAGCATCCAGGCGTTCAAGCGGGGCCGCGGCGGGGTCTTCTTCACGGTCATGGGGGGCAAGGTGGCCGAGGGCCTTGATTTCCCAGGTCAGGAGCTGGACATCGCGGTGATCGTCGGCCTGCCCTATCCCCCACCATCGTTATTGTTGGACGAGCTCAAGAACCGCTATGATCGCAAGTATGGCCCAGGGCGGGGGTGGGAGTATGCCTCCGCCGTCCCCGCGGTGCGCAAGGTGCAGCAGGCGGTAGGCCGGCTGATCCGCACGGAGACGGACCGGGGGGTTGCGATCATTCTGGACAACCGGGTGGCGCGGTACCGGGAGCAGGTGGGGGCTCATCCGTCCAAGGACCCTGTGGCCGAGATGACAGGGTTCCTGGGATGGAGCAAGAGGTTCTGA
- a CDS encoding hemerythrin domain-containing protein — protein MDIFEHIMKEHREVEGMLERLSEGYDEKVFNELKLSLAAHMRAEEGSLYPAMKGKEEGMVEHAMEEHRQVDKLLESLSALSKEGDAFTDAIEELTSVINDHVMDEEEQMIPRARKLFDEGEIREMSSRFDEVDESITQKAN, from the coding sequence ATGGACATATTCGAGCACATCATGAAGGAGCACCGTGAGGTCGAGGGCATGCTCGAGAGGCTGAGCGAAGGCTACGACGAGAAGGTGTTCAACGAGCTGAAGCTGAGCTTGGCCGCGCACATGCGGGCGGAGGAGGGATCACTGTACCCGGCGATGAAGGGAAAGGAGGAGGGGATGGTGGAACACGCCATGGAGGAGCACCGCCAGGTGGACAAGCTGCTGGAGTCCTTATCGGCATTAAGTAAGGAGGGCGATGCCTTCACCGACGCGATCGAGGAGCTGACCTCGGTGATCAACGACCACGTGATGGACGAGGAGGAACAGATGATCCCCCGGGCCCGGAAGCTGTTCGACGAGGGTGAGATCAGGGAGATGTCGAGCAGGTTTGATGAGGTGGACGAGAGCATCACCCAGAAGGCCAACTAG
- the heR gene encoding heliorhodopsin HeR: MNLTEEMKFKRLRRFNAVMAVVHLVQALLILVLANNTSQPIYSYFLKFDPATQSLISQQQLMFDLLLGPMVALFLFISAFDHFLLAGPLYKWYVAGLKENHNYARWYEYAISSSVMIVVIAVLCGVRDIAAIIPLFAINSVMNLFGLMMEKHNQVTKKTDWTSYIFGTYAGLVPWVVISIYLWGSGVGGRVPDFVYWIYFVIAIFFFSFAFNMVLQYKKVGRWKDYLFGEYVYILLSLFAKSALAWLVFAGTLATGT, translated from the coding sequence ATGAACCTAACAGAGGAAATGAAGTTCAAGAGACTCAGGAGGTTCAACGCCGTAATGGCGGTCGTGCACCTGGTGCAGGCACTGCTCATCCTGGTGCTGGCAAATAATACCTCCCAGCCGATCTACAGCTATTTCCTGAAGTTCGATCCGGCCACTCAGAGCCTGATATCGCAGCAGCAGCTGATGTTCGATCTGCTGCTAGGCCCCATGGTCGCCCTGTTCCTGTTCATATCGGCGTTCGACCACTTCCTCCTGGCCGGTCCGCTGTACAAATGGTACGTGGCGGGGTTGAAGGAGAACCACAACTACGCCCGATGGTACGAGTACGCCATCTCGTCCTCGGTGATGATTGTGGTCATCGCCGTCCTGTGCGGGGTCCGGGACATCGCGGCGATCATTCCGCTGTTCGCCATCAACTCGGTGATGAACCTGTTCGGGCTGATGATGGAGAAGCACAACCAGGTCACCAAGAAGACGGACTGGACCTCCTACATCTTCGGCACCTACGCCGGTCTAGTTCCTTGGGTGGTCATCTCCATCTACCTGTGGGGTTCGGGAGTTGGTGGAAGAGTCCCGGACTTCGTGTACTGGATATACTTCGTCATTGCGATCTTCTTCTTCTCCTTCGCCTTCAACATGGTCCTGCAGTACAAGAAGGTGGGAAGATGGAAGGACTACCTGTTCGGCGAGTATGTCTACATCCTGCTAAGCCTGTTCGCCAAGTCGGCACTGGCCTGGCTGGTTTTCGCGGGTACCCTGGCTACCGGCACCTGA
- a CDS encoding EF-Tu/IF-2/RF-3 family GTPase, which produces MANLNVAVIGPNDYAKDLGKKGTASDITLYDLKQGTDTVTFIEPTKYPDRLAPLFYAVSMADRALVVVEAINAQLGECIVMLQCAGVKEGYIILRNYLTREQLAPLTKGTVLEAYRFVEDDKNSLREMLISEAKGRTVAQGMGKGAVPIDHFFNVKGVGTVILGYVAYGRIEKHDDLKVLPTNRTALVRSIQKHDDDFDDAVHGDRVGLALKNIDVEQLDRGYVLTEDSSIRSDSSVTAQAELVNYWKMPLKEGMVLHLGHWMQFIGARVEAVKDGGDFRRPTISLTLDKPVVHPPGSRAVIMYLEGGKLRVAGSIVLP; this is translated from the coding sequence ATGGCCAACCTGAACGTGGCGGTCATCGGTCCGAACGATTACGCCAAGGACCTGGGAAAGAAGGGAACCGCCTCGGACATCACGCTCTACGATCTGAAGCAGGGCACCGATACGGTGACCTTCATCGAGCCGACCAAGTATCCCGACCGCCTTGCCCCGCTCTTCTATGCTGTCTCCATGGCCGACCGCGCGCTGGTGGTGGTGGAGGCGATCAACGCTCAGCTGGGGGAGTGCATCGTCATGCTGCAGTGCGCCGGGGTGAAGGAGGGATACATCATCCTCCGCAATTACCTTACCCGGGAGCAGCTCGCCCCGCTGACCAAGGGAACGGTGTTGGAAGCGTATCGCTTTGTGGAGGATGACAAGAACTCCCTCCGCGAGATGCTGATCAGCGAGGCCAAGGGCCGGACGGTCGCTCAGGGGATGGGGAAGGGGGCAGTACCCATCGACCACTTCTTCAACGTCAAGGGAGTGGGCACGGTCATCCTCGGCTACGTGGCGTACGGCCGCATCGAGAAGCACGACGACCTGAAGGTGCTGCCCACCAACCGCACAGCACTCGTGCGGTCTATCCAGAAGCATGATGACGATTTCGACGACGCGGTCCATGGGGACCGCGTCGGCCTGGCACTGAAGAACATCGACGTGGAGCAGCTGGACCGAGGGTATGTGCTCACCGAGGACAGCAGCATAAGAAGCGACTCATCCGTCACCGCCCAGGCGGAGCTGGTCAACTACTGGAAGATGCCTCTGAAGGAGGGGATGGTCCTGCACCTCGGACACTGGATGCAGTTCATCGGCGCCCGTGTGGAGGCGGTTAAGGATGGCGGCGACTTCCGTCGGCCGACCATCTCCTTGACCCTGGACAAGCCGGTCGTGCACCCTCCCGGGTCCCGGGCGGTCATCATGTACCTGGAAGGCGGGAAGCTGAGGGTCGCCGGCTCAATTGTCCTTCCGTGA
- a CDS encoding PEP/pyruvate-binding domain-containing protein: MVLIVPLDAVDEKNDAQVGGKAANLGKLIRGGFRVPPGIVVTVEVYDRYLGGGVRERIGELLASLDPGDETSLEQTSARIRALFVGETDDGMAEAIDRAIGAIDPHALWSVRSSAVAEDLASASFAGQQDTYLNVGRKDIMANVRRCWASYWNSRAIAYRHRAGVDQLGTGMAVVVQRMVNAHSSGIMFTSDPVSGRKDRMIVESSWGLGESIASGLVTPDRFICDKRTLRTVDKAISRKVTGIFLSVEGSRSVNIEPDRQTAPSLTKGELAKVGRMGRRVEAHFHAPQDVEWAIEGDEVFLLQSRPITNLSEGSDILWTRAYGDEYWSDVTSPLFFSLLGELLTKYVNHEGSEIMGYWNLTDKELLKVHRGHIYFNASVLEEVFTYNPKFSRTTELLNYFPQKDQARIARADTRIVQRLWAEVRIAILDNEGTIFRTDKAYRRWAEGFVRVSERLDSLDLPSLSDGQLYDEYLAYRQAGIKHYRLIRYGMVTHSIGTNLMVKQWLANWLDDRSGVYYAKLISGLEDNKTLKTNIAIAKLARAARENPAVHEALTSGDRQGTLEAVRSDPRLASFKNELEGFLRTYGHRSHTREMYFPRWADDPTLVIDVVRALVTSEVGDLQKLERDRAREREEAEKEVLKSLGRLRFGFARKLIFRPVLSYAQIYLMFRENQRFYLDHMIYRWRKLFLEYGRRLAERGYLSDPTDVFFLSKEEVFELCARGGEVKEKVEERRADFELCRDVLPPKFLRGDLEFDDTVVRGADTVRVTGVSASPGVATGRVRVVQNIEALPTVREGEIMVTSNTDPGWTAVFSKLGGLITETGGILSHGAVVSREYGIPAVTAVKDATSFFRTGQRVTLDGNDGTIYILEEA, encoded by the coding sequence ATGGTTCTCATCGTGCCCCTTGACGCCGTTGACGAGAAGAATGACGCTCAGGTCGGAGGAAAGGCGGCCAACCTCGGCAAGCTGATCAGGGGGGGCTTTCGCGTCCCTCCGGGGATCGTGGTCACTGTTGAGGTCTACGACCGCTATCTGGGCGGCGGCGTCCGTGAGCGAATAGGGGAGTTGCTCGCTTCCCTGGACCCGGGAGATGAGACATCGTTGGAGCAAACCTCCGCCCGTATCCGTGCGCTCTTCGTAGGCGAAACGGATGATGGAATGGCAGAGGCGATAGACCGGGCCATCGGGGCCATCGACCCCCATGCATTGTGGTCGGTGCGGTCCTCGGCAGTGGCCGAAGACCTGGCCAGTGCGTCCTTCGCCGGGCAGCAGGATACCTACCTTAACGTGGGCCGGAAGGACATCATGGCCAACGTGAGGAGATGCTGGGCATCTTACTGGAATTCCCGAGCCATCGCCTACCGCCACCGGGCCGGGGTGGACCAGCTGGGGACGGGGATGGCGGTGGTGGTCCAGCGCATGGTGAACGCCCACTCCTCGGGCATCATGTTCACCTCCGATCCGGTGTCCGGACGCAAGGATAGAATGATCGTAGAATCCTCCTGGGGGCTGGGAGAGTCGATCGCCTCCGGCCTGGTGACCCCGGACCGCTTCATCTGCGACAAGAGGACCCTGCGTACGGTGGACAAGGCGATAAGCCGCAAGGTCACCGGCATCTTCCTATCCGTCGAAGGCTCCCGGTCGGTGAACATCGAGCCGGACAGACAGACAGCCCCGTCCCTGACCAAGGGCGAGTTGGCCAAGGTGGGGCGGATGGGCAGACGGGTGGAAGCTCACTTTCACGCCCCCCAGGACGTCGAGTGGGCCATTGAGGGGGACGAGGTCTTCCTGCTGCAGTCCCGCCCCATTACCAATCTGTCAGAGGGCTCCGACATCCTCTGGACAAGGGCCTATGGCGACGAGTATTGGTCTGACGTGACCTCTCCGCTGTTCTTCTCCCTTCTGGGCGAACTGCTCACCAAGTACGTCAACCACGAGGGCTCGGAGATCATGGGCTACTGGAACCTGACCGACAAGGAGCTGTTGAAGGTCCACCGGGGGCATATTTACTTCAACGCGTCCGTGCTGGAGGAGGTGTTCACCTACAACCCCAAGTTCTCCCGGACCACCGAGCTGCTGAACTACTTCCCCCAGAAGGACCAGGCCCGCATCGCCCGAGCCGACACCCGGATCGTCCAGCGGCTGTGGGCCGAGGTCCGCATTGCCATCTTGGACAACGAGGGCACGATCTTCCGCACCGACAAGGCCTACCGCCGGTGGGCCGAAGGCTTCGTCCGGGTGTCGGAGCGGCTCGATTCCCTGGATCTCCCCTCACTGAGCGACGGCCAGCTGTACGACGAGTACCTGGCCTATCGGCAGGCGGGGATCAAGCATTACCGGCTCATTCGTTATGGCATGGTCACTCACTCCATCGGCACCAACCTCATGGTCAAGCAGTGGCTGGCCAACTGGCTTGACGACCGCAGTGGGGTGTACTACGCCAAGCTCATCTCCGGTCTTGAGGACAACAAGACCCTCAAGACCAACATCGCTATAGCCAAGCTCGCCCGGGCGGCCCGGGAGAACCCGGCCGTGCACGAGGCGCTGACCTCCGGCGATCGGCAGGGGACGCTGGAAGCAGTCCGCTCCGATCCCCGTCTGGCCTCCTTCAAGAACGAGCTGGAGGGGTTCCTCCGCACCTACGGCCACCGCTCCCACACCCGCGAGATGTACTTCCCCCGGTGGGCCGACGATCCCACGCTGGTCATCGACGTCGTGAGAGCCCTCGTGACCTCGGAGGTCGGGGATCTGCAGAAGCTGGAGAGAGACCGGGCACGGGAGCGCGAGGAGGCCGAGAAAGAGGTCCTGAAGAGCCTCGGCCGCCTCCGCTTCGGATTTGCCCGCAAGCTCATCTTCCGGCCGGTGCTCAGCTATGCCCAGATCTATCTGATGTTCCGGGAGAACCAGCGATTCTACCTCGACCACATGATCTATCGCTGGAGGAAACTCTTCTTAGAATACGGTCGGAGGCTCGCCGAACGCGGCTATCTCAGCGACCCGACGGACGTCTTCTTCCTGAGCAAGGAGGAGGTGTTCGAGCTATGCGCTCGGGGCGGGGAGGTCAAGGAAAAGGTCGAGGAGCGGCGGGCCGATTTCGAGCTCTGCCGCGACGTTCTCCCACCCAAGTTCCTACGGGGCGACCTGGAGTTCGATGACACCGTGGTCCGGGGAGCGGACACCGTTAGGGTGACGGGAGTGTCGGCCAGCCCTGGAGTGGCCACCGGTCGGGTGCGGGTGGTGCAGAACATCGAAGCATTGCCCACGGTGAGGGAGGGCGAGATCATGGTCACCTCCAACACCGACCCAGGGTGGACGGCGGTGTTCTCCAAGTTAGGGGGGCTGATCACTGAGACCGGAGGCATATTATCGCACGGCGCAGTGGTCTCCCGGGAGTATGGCATACCCGCGGTCACCGCGGTGAAGGACGCCACCTCGTTCTTCCGCACCGGGCAAAGAGTAACTCTAGATGGCAACGATGGTACCATATACATCTTGGAAGAGGCATGA
- a CDS encoding DHA2 family efflux MFS transporter permease subunit, which translates to MAALDKRERRIILFITCVGALMGPLDSTIVSVSLPTISSDLGMDYATALWIPTAYLLAVASLLLTVGRLSDLRGRKPLFVAGFAIFVLGSLLCSVSVNGGEMIAFRFLQGIGAAMIMSTSPAIITASFPPQERGKALGINAMSVYIGLSLGPPLGGFLTASFGWPSIFLVNIPIGLVVIALSLAMMKEPVRTVRPRPFDLTGAITFATGLSALLINLTVGEDLGWTSPVSITLLVVTIISFAVFVVIERRKGPDAMLDLHLLTRNRLFAMANISALLNYTSYFGISFLLSFYMQRVLGYSLALTGFVLLSMPLVMSILSPIMGAASDRIGSRVLASGGMLLITIGLLLLGTIGESTSALELVAYLVLLGIGMGMFSSPNTSAIMGCVPREQLGVASGTLSTMRTVGQSLSLAVMGALVATVASTAVVSELFSGTMGSVPLAGTAEFVSGMNLAFMVSAGIAFVGALTSLARGKVVQCEVESMAEGKGP; encoded by the coding sequence TTGGCAGCGCTGGATAAACGGGAACGGCGGATCATCCTATTCATTACCTGTGTCGGGGCACTCATGGGCCCCCTGGACTCGACCATCGTCAGCGTCTCCCTGCCCACCATCTCCAGCGATCTGGGGATGGACTATGCGACGGCGTTGTGGATTCCCACCGCGTATCTCCTCGCGGTGGCTAGCTTGCTGCTCACCGTGGGCCGGCTCTCCGACCTACGAGGGCGAAAGCCCTTGTTCGTCGCCGGCTTCGCCATCTTCGTCCTCGGCTCCCTCCTATGCAGCGTGTCCGTCAACGGCGGGGAGATGATCGCATTCCGCTTCCTCCAGGGTATCGGGGCGGCGATGATCATGTCAACCTCGCCCGCCATAATAACCGCCTCCTTCCCGCCCCAGGAGCGGGGTAAGGCGCTGGGCATCAACGCCATGTCCGTGTACATCGGCCTCAGCTTGGGTCCGCCCCTGGGAGGCTTCCTGACGGCGTCCTTCGGTTGGCCGTCCATTTTCCTGGTCAACATCCCCATAGGTCTGGTCGTCATCGCCCTCTCCCTGGCGATGATGAAGGAGCCGGTCCGCACCGTCCGCCCCCGCCCCTTTGACCTGACCGGGGCCATAACCTTCGCCACCGGGCTGTCCGCGCTGCTCATCAACCTTACAGTGGGGGAGGACCTGGGCTGGACCTCCCCGGTCTCGATAACCCTCCTGGTGGTGACCATCATCAGCTTCGCCGTGTTCGTGGTCATCGAGCGGAGGAAGGGACCGGACGCCATGCTCGACCTCCACCTGCTGACCAGGAACCGCCTGTTCGCCATGGCCAACATCTCCGCCCTGCTGAACTACACCTCGTACTTCGGGATCTCCTTCCTTCTTTCGTTCTACATGCAACGGGTCCTCGGTTACTCCCTGGCGCTCACCGGCTTCGTCCTCCTGTCCATGCCCCTGGTGATGAGCATCCTGTCGCCCATCATGGGGGCCGCCTCCGATCGCATCGGCTCCCGCGTCCTCGCGTCCGGGGGGATGCTCCTCATCACCATCGGCCTGCTGTTGCTGGGGACCATCGGAGAGAGCACCTCGGCTCTGGAGCTCGTCGCCTATCTTGTCCTGCTGGGCATTGGCATGGGGATGTTCTCTTCTCCCAACACCAGCGCCATCATGGGATGCGTCCCCAGGGAGCAACTGGGGGTGGCCTCGGGGACCCTGTCCACGATGCGCACGGTGGGGCAATCGCTCAGCCTGGCGGTGATGGGCGCGTTGGTGGCAACGGTGGCCTCGACCGCGGTGGTGTCCGAGCTGTTCTCGGGGACGATGGGCTCGGTGCCCCTCGCCGGGACCGCGGAGTTCGTCAGCGGGATGAACTTGGCGTTCATGGTATCGGCGGGGATCGCCTTTGTTGGTGCCCTAACCTCGCTGGCCCGGGGCAAGGTGGTGCAGTGCGAGGTGGAGAGCATGGCTGAGGGAAAGGGTCCCTGA
- a CDS encoding Lrp/AsnC family transcriptional regulator — protein MLQDDLDSRILRLLQRNGKLTYEEIGALVDRSPSTIRDRIKKLEENKTIMGYSAIVNHDRMGISCDAYIAADIPPDKTQTAIASLFSMENVSEILRVTGERRIMFRIRAANNSEMIDIIDRKIRPLGFHNIEVTVVLEPVVRYPGL, from the coding sequence ATGCTGCAAGATGACCTTGACTCCAGGATACTTCGGTTGTTGCAGCGGAACGGAAAGTTGACCTATGAGGAGATAGGGGCCCTCGTCGACCGCTCCCCGTCGACCATACGCGATCGCATTAAGAAGTTGGAAGAGAATAAAACGATCATGGGCTACTCCGCCATCGTCAACCACGACCGCATGGGCATCAGCTGCGATGCGTACATCGCCGCGGACATCCCGCCGGACAAGACCCAGACGGCGATAGCCTCCCTGTTCTCGATGGAGAATGTCTCCGAGATCCTCCGGGTCACCGGGGAGCGCCGGATCATGTTCCGCATCCGGGCGGCTAACAACTCAGAGATGATTGACATCATCGACCGCAAGATCCGGCCCCTGGGCTTTCACAACATCGAGGTGACGGTGGTCTTGGAACCGGTGGTCCGCTATCCTGGACTATAA